The window TTTAACCCCAGGAACGATTCCGGGGTGGTTTGAACATCCTGTTTTTCGCCATTTACAGAGATCTCAACTTTTTCAGCCCATGATGGTATAAAAAGCATGAGCTCAAATTCAGATCTGTTTTCTGTTGAGACAATAAATTCAACACCAGGGTTTTCAGGAAAATTTCCTGTTTGTTCTATTTTAATTCCCTTATCAGCCCAGTTTAACTTCGACGGGATATACATGTTTACCCACAAGACTGAATTATTGTGGTAGTATATTCCCGAATTGAGCTGTGCAAAGGCTTCTATTGAAGATCCGTTGCAACAACGGAAGTCATTTTCTTCCAAAAAAACTTTTTGTCGTGGTGAGCCCAGCGGTAAATGGTATACATACCTGCCGGTATGGGCACTTTGCAATGCCATTACAGAATTGTAAAAGGTATTCATCCAGGCATCGGCATACTTTGGACCGGCGGTCCACGAAAACAGGGTTGCCGACAATTTTTGAGTATTGTGCGACACACAGGTTTCGGCAATTTCCTTTGTCATTGTATTGCTCAATTGCCCGGGCACACCCCAGTGCTCTGCCGTAAGCGAAACAGGTGTTACAACATTGGGGCGGGGGCCGCTGCTGGAACCGTTTGCATAAGCATGATGGTTGATGAGCATATCCCAGAAATTGATCACTGCATCGCGGTATTTTTCTTCCCTGCCAATAGAATAAGCTTGCGCAAAGCCATTTAATAGAACAATATGTGTATTGGAATGAAGGCCCGATAAAATATTCTCGTTTCTGGCCAATGGGTCGAGAAACCAGTCACGGTCGAATAATTCAGCCAAAGCCAGATGAGCCGGATCTTTTGTTACCTTATACAGCTTACAGAGCACTTCATTCATCGCCCCCGCTTCGTTATTGGGGTTTGCTCCAACGCTATACAGGACTTTTTCAATGGTTTCATCATCGAGTTTAGACATGCGCATTTCAACCCAGGCAGCCATCTCCTTAACCATTTCCAATGCTAATTCGTTGCCCGCATAAACATAGGCATCCAATAAGCCCTGCATAATTTTGTTATAAGTGTAGTAAGGTGCCCATACCCCTCCAAATCTTGTTTCGAGCACGTCGAAATCCCTTTCGGGGAAGGCACTCAGATAGCCATTTCCCAATGCCTGCTGACATTTATAAAGTTCACCGACCATGTAATTCAGCCGTTGGTGGAAGGTGCTATCTCTGTATCTGTGAACTAAAAATGAAACAGCAGAAAGGTAATGCCCGGTGAAATGCCCTCTAAGTCCGATCCATGGAGCTTCCCAGCCTTCAAGCGGACTGGCTTCGGATGGCAACCCTGCATTCTCCCTGAAATTATGAAGAAGCCTTTCGGGGTCGAGCGATTTTAAATATGCTGTATTCAGATCTTCACGATCCTTTACCCACGATTCAGATAATGTAATTAAATCTGGTGGAAACGGGCTGGCTGTTGCATATGTCAGGCCGGTGCCCGGTTGTTCCTTAATCTTTTGCCCGTCACAAGAATACAACAATATTAAAACTGTGAATACTGATATTTTAAACCGGTTCATCTTAGTTATTATTAAATGTTGATCTGCAAAAAAGAATAATAAAACCAATTAATATACAAATATTCTGTAATTTAATGCCATGCAGTCTTTCCTTTACCGGGTTAAAAATACATTGAGCATAGAGTTGAGGAAAATTAATTTTTTACCATGTAGGTATGTTTATTAAGACTGATAGATCTGAATATATCCTGCATATGGTTAAGTTAAAATTGTCTCGTATATTTGTGATAATCGATTATATGTCAAGACAAACATGACAACCAATATAGATATTCTCAAAACTGTTAAATCACGCTTGAAAGAGGAACTGGGCGATGATTTAAACAAGGTTATTTTATTTGGTTCCAGGATAAATAAGAAGGCAAACGAGTTCAGTGATTTTGATGTTCTTATAATTCTTAACACACCAGTTCACTGGACAACAAAAAACCTTGTACGTAATATCTGTTTTAATATTTCTCTGGAGCATGATGTTTTTATTGATTCAAAAATCATCTACTTAGAAGACCTGGAAACAAAATTCTGGGGTAAACACCCATTATTTACTGATGCAATAAAAAACGGTATTCATGCCTGAAAATTTAAATGAACTTATAGAATACAGGATACAACAGGCATATGATACCATTGCAGAAGTTGAATTTCAAATAGCAAAATAACTATTTAAACACTGCCGTTACCAGAATCTATTATGGGATGTTTTATATTCTGCTGGCACTTGCACTGAAGCATCATTTTAAAACGTCAAAACATCAGCAATTGATTGGATGGTTCAATAAAGAATTCGTAAAATCAGGTAAAGTCGATACCCGCCTTGGAAGTATTATTTATAAAGCATTTGAAGACAGAACCGATAGTGATTATGGCATTTTTATTGAATTTGAAAAAGCTGAGGTTCAAATTAAACTTGAAGAAATGAAAGAGTTCATCAGCAAAATCGAAGAGTTAATTAATATTTAAATTACCAACCTGTTACTTAGAGCGAAGAACCCATCTTGAAACGTTATTTTTTTACCACTTTCATGTG of the Marinilabiliales bacterium genome contains:
- a CDS encoding nucleotidyltransferase domain-containing protein is translated as MTTNIDILKTVKSRLKEELGDDLNKVILFGSRINKKANEFSDFDVLIILNTPVHWTTKNLVRNICFNISLEHDVFIDSKIIYLEDLETKFWGKHPLFTDAIKNGIHA
- a CDS encoding HEPN domain-containing protein; protein product: MFYILLALALKHHFKTSKHQQLIGWFNKEFVKSGKVDTRLGSIIYKAFEDRTDSDYGIFIEFEKAEVQIKLEEMKEFISKIEELINI